Sequence from the Chrysiogenia bacterium genome:
GCGAGCGCTTCGGGCTCGGCACGCAGTTCGGCGTGCTCGCCCGCGAGCACTATCCGGGCGGCACGCTCATCGGCGCGACGCAGAACGCCGCCGCGCGGCGCGCCACGGACGAGGCGCTCTCGGACGCCTTCGTTCCGGCGATCTACGAAGCGGCGCTCCAGCATGAGGACGTGCTCGTGCGCGCCGACATCCTGGTGCGCGCGGGCCTGGGGAGCTGGGACCTCATCGAGGTGAAGTCGGTGCGGAACGCGCGTGAGGTCTTTGTGCTCGACCTGGCGCTTCAATACTGGGTGGCGCGCGGGGCAGGGGTGCGTGTTGGCAAGGCCGGGCTGCTGCTGCTGGCCGAGGGGGCGAGCCTGGAGAACATGGACGCCGACCCGGCCGGGCTCTTTGCCTTCGAGGACCTGACCGGCGAGTGCGAGCGCCGCCTTCCCGAGATTGCCGAGCGGGTGGCCTTCTTCCACGAGGTGCTGGCCGGGCGCTACGCCCCTGACGTGCCCATGGGCCCCCACTGCCGCGAGCCCTACGAGTGCCCCTTCGTGGCCCACTGCAGCCTACAACGTTAGCGCTTTTCACCGGCCGGGCGGGGTGCTAACAAGATCCATGAGAGTTCAACAGAAAGTGCGCATCCCATGAGCGGTCACCGCGTTGTCGTCTGCGAGGACGATCCCTCCACCTCCTTGCTGCTCACAAAGGCCATCGGCACCCTGCCGGGCGATGTGAAGGTCGTGACCTTTGAGAGTGTGGGAAAGGCGCTGCTGGAGCTGCAGAAGAACTCGACCGACCTGCTCATCCTCGATCACATGATGGCGGGGGTGAACGGGCTCGACGGTCTCAAACACATCCGCAAGGCCGAGTGGGGGAAAGCCCTGCCGGTGATCGTCTACTCGGCCGCCGACATCGAGCGCGAAGCCATTGCCGCCGGCGCCAACCGCTTCCTTCGAAAGCCGCTTCCCATCGGAGAGATCCGCAAGGCTGTCAGGGAAATTCTCGGTCTCGACGGAGACTGATCGCTCAGCCCGCGCGTTGCCACATGCCCCAGTAAGTAATCGCCGACATGGTGAGCGCCCCTGCAAAGGACGCAATCGCGATGCGTCCGG
This genomic interval carries:
- a CDS encoding response regulator, translating into MSGHRVVVCEDDPSTSLLLTKAIGTLPGDVKVVTFESVGKALLELQKNSTDLLILDHMMAGVNGLDGLKHIRKAEWGKALPVIVYSAADIEREAIAAGANRFLRKPLPIGEIRKAVREILGLDGD